AATGATCTCGTCTTCGGAAAGGGGCGCACCCACATGAAGCGCGGGGACTATATTACTGGCTGGTTCGCGACGGCCGTGAGACGTGTTCAAAGCCTCGATGAGACGATGCCGCGGGTCACCCCTCACGATCTGCGGCACACAGCCGCATCCCTCGCCGTCAGCGCCGGAGCGAACGTGAAAGCGGTCCAAAAGATGCTTGGCCACGCATCCGCGTCGATGACACTGGACACCTACACGGACCTCTTCGACGACGACCTCGACTCAGTATCGAACCGGATGGAGGAAGCAGTGCGTCTAGCGAGTGTGGGCAAAACGTGGGCAAAGCGCCTTGCTTAGACATTCACGAATGCCTATTTTTCCCGTTGAATCAATGTTCAAGGAGGCCTCCTTGGATGTTGTCCTTGGGGGACCATGACCCTCCACCCCAGCGCCCTCCCCGGTTGGAGCGGTCCCGGCAGCGTCGGCGAGGATGCGGTCTATGAGGCGTTCGTCGCGTGGGCGGAGGCGGGTGGGTTCGCGCTGTATCCCGCGCAGGACGAGTCGGCGATTGAGGTCGTCGGCGGAGCGAACCTGATCCTCTCGACCCCCACCGGCACCGGGAAGTCGCTTGTCGCCGTCGCTGCGCACTTCGCCGCCCTCGCCCGCGGCGAACGCAGCTTCTACACCGCTCCGATTCAAGGCGCTGGTCTCGGAGAAGTTCTTCGCGCTCGTCGACATCTTCGGCGCTGAGAACGTCGGTATGATGACGGGCGACTCCGCGGTCAACCCGGACGCGCCGATCATCTGCTGCACCGCCGAGATCCTCGCGAACCTCGCCCTCCGCCACGGCGCGGAGACGCCGGTCGGCCAGGTCGTCATGGACGAGTTCCACTTCTACGCCGATCCCGGGCGCGGCTGGGCGTGGCAGGTTCCGCTGCTCATCCTGAGCCGTGCCCAGTTCGTGCTCATGTCCGCCACCCTCGGCGATGTGACCGCGCTCGCCGAGGATCTCAGCCGCCGCACCGGGCGCGAGACCGCCACGGTGACCGGCGTCGAGCGGCCGGTCCCGCTGCACTACTTCTACGAGACGGCCCCTCTCCACGAGACCATCGACGACCTGCTGCACACCGGGCAGGCGCCGGTCTACGTCGTCCACTTCTCGCAGCTCGCCGCGCTGGAGCGTGCGCAGTCGCTCTCCAGCGCCACGATCGCCAGCCGCGAGCACCGGGCTGCGATCGCCGAGGCGATCGGCGGCTTCCGTTTCACGACGGCGTTCGGCCGCACCCTCTCGCGGCTGCTGCGTCAGGGCGTCGGTGTGCATCATGCGGGGATGCTGCCGAAGTACCGCCGCCTGGTCGAGCAGCTCGCCCAGCGCGGGATGCTGCACGTCATCTGCGGCACCGACACGCTGGGCGTCGGCATCAACGTCCCGATCCGCACGGTGCTCCTCACCGCGCTCACCAAGTTCGACGGCGCCCGGACGCGGCAGCTCAACGCCCGCGAGTTCCACCAGATCGCTGGCCGGGCGGGCCGGGCCGGCTATGACACGGCCGGAACTGTCGTCGCCCAGGCTCCCGAGCACGAGAGCGAGAACCTCAAAGCGCTGGAGAAGGCCGGCGACGACCCGAAGAAGCGGCGCAAGATCGTCCGCAAGAAAGCGCCGGAGGGTTTCGTCTCCTGGGGCGAGCCGTCGTTCCGGAAGCTGATCGAGGCGGAGCCGGAGACGCTCACCTCCTCGATGCAGATCACCAGTGCGATGCTGATCAATGTGATCGCGCGCGGTGGCGACGTCTTCGAGCACGTCCGTGCGCTGGTGTTCGACAACCACGAGCCGCGGAAGCGGCAGCTCGCCCTCGCCCGGCGCGCGCTCGGCCTGTACCGCTCGCTCGTGACCGCGGGCGTTGTGGAGGTCGTGGCCGGGCGCATTCGGCTGACCGTCGATCTGCAACCCAATTTCGCGCTCAACCAGCCGCTCTCGCCGTTCGCTCTCGCCGCGTTCGAGCTGTTCGATTCGGAGAGCCCGACGTTCGCGCTGGACCTGGTCTCGGTGGTCGAGGCGACGCTGGACGATCCCCGGCCGGTGCTCTCCGCCCAGCAGTTCCAGGCGCGCGGCGAGGCGGTTGCGGAGATGAAGGCAGACGGGGTGGACTACCAGGAGCGGATGGAGGCGCTGGAAGAGGTCACCCATCCCCGGCCGCTCGCTGGGCTCCTGGACGAAGCCTTCCTCACCTACGCTTCCAGCCAGCCCTGGGTCGCCGACTTCGAGCTGCGCCCCAAATCGGTCGTCCGCGACCTTTACGAGCGCGCGATGACTTTCGGCGAGTTCGTCTCGTTCTACAAGCTCGCCCGCTCGGAGGGCGTCGTGCTGCGTTACCTCTCCGACGCCTACCGCGCGCTCGGGCAGACCGTCCCGCTCGACCTCCGCACGGAGGAGCTTCGTGACATCATCGAGTGGCTCGGCGAGCTGGTGCGCCAGGTCGACTCGAGCCTGCTCGACGAATGGGAGGAGCTCGTCCATCCCGATGCCGTCCGTCACAGCGCCGAGGCCGGCGAGCTCGTCCCGCCCGCGCCGCGCACTGTCACCGCGAACCGGCGCGCTTTCTTCGTCCTGGCCCGCAACGAACTGTTCCGCCGCGTCCAGCTCGCCGCCCTCGACCGCGTCAGCGAGCTCGCCGCGCTCGAGGCCGAGGCGGCAGCCCTCGCCGGGGCATCCGCGCCGTCCTTCACCGAACAGGACTGGGACGCTGCCCTCGGGGACTACTACGCCGACCACGACGACATCGGCACCGACGCCGCCGCGCGCTCGGCCGCGATGCTCGTCGTGGATGAGACGGCCGCTTCCGCCGAGGGTGTCTGGCGGGTCCGGCAGATTCTCGCGGACCCGGCCGGCGACCACGATTGGGGCATCTCCGCCGAGGTGCTCCTTCCGGCCTCGGCGGCCGCCGGGAGCGCGGTGCTCCGGGTCACCGGTGTGAACCGGCTGTGACGGTTTGACGCACGCCCATCGCCGTGTGAGTATCGAAACGGTTGCTTCACCAAGCCAGCCTCCCTGCATGAAACCCCGGTGAACTCCCGCCGGGGCGTCCGTCCTCCACGCGAGAAAGAAAACGGTGGATCTCACCCTCATCGTCGTGCTGGTCATTGCGCTGGCTCTCTTCTTCGACTTCACCAACGGTTTCCACGACACGGCCAATGCGATGGCCACGCCGATCGCCACCGGCGCGATGCGGCCGAAAGTCGCAGTCGCGCTCGCCGCGGTGCTCAACCTGATCGGCGCCTTCCTCTCCACGGAGGTCGCGAAGACGATCTCCGCCGGCATGATCAACGAGGGCCCGGTCGGTGTCCTGATCACACCGGAGCTGATCTTCGCCGGTTTGGTCGGCGCCATCGTCTGGAACATGGTGACCTGGCTCTTCGGCCTGCCGTCCTCGTCCAGCCATGCGCTGTTCGGCGGCCTGATCGGAGCTGCGATCGTCGGCGCCGGTCTCGCCTCCATCAACGTCCTGGTCGTGGTCGAGAAGGTCATCCTGCCCGCTCTGATCGCCCCGCTCACGGCGGGCGTCGTCGCCTACGCGGCCACCAGGCTCGCCTACGCGGTCACTCGCCGCTACGACGGCCGCCCGGACGGCCGCGGCGGCTTCCGCTACGGTCAGATCTTCTCCTCCTCCCTGGTCGCTCTCTCACACGGCACGAACGACGCCCAGAAGACGATGGGTGTCATCACCCTGACGCTCATCGCGGCCGGTCTCCAGCCCACCGACAGCGGGCCAGAGCTGTGGGTCGTCGTCGCCTGCGCCCTCGCCATCGCCATCGGAACGTACTCCGGCGGCTGGCGCATCATCCGCACCCTCGGCCGGGGCCTCACCGAGGTCAAACCGGCGCAGGGCTTCGCCGCCGAGACGAGCACGGCGGCTACGATCCTCGCGTCCAGCCATCTCGGCTTCGCCCTCTCGACCACGCAGGTCGCCTCCGGCTCGGTCATCGGGTCCGGCCTCGGCCGCCGCGGCGCCTCGGTGGGCTGGGGTACCGCCGGGCGGATCGCCATCGGCTGGGTCATGACGCTTCCCACCGCCGGAATCGTCGGTGCCGTCGCTGCGCTGATCGGTTCGGCCGGCCCGGCCGGTGTCCTGATCGACGCCGTCGCCGGCACCGCCGTGGTGGTCTTCATCTTCTGGCGTTCGCGCCGCAGCAGGGTCTCCAGCGAGACCGCTGTCGAGCTTGCGCCCGTGCAGGGGCAGAGCGAGGTCGCCGCCTCCGGCCGGATCGTCAAGATCAAGAAGGTCAAACCGCTCAAGAAGGACACCAGCGGGAGGAAGAGCGCATGAGCGCCGCCATCCAGTTCCTCGCTGTCTTCGCTGCCTCCCTCCTCGGATCGTGCGTCGTCGTCGGCTTCTACTCACTCGGGACCCGGCTGCTCGCCGTCGCTGGCCGCGGGCTCTTCGTGGAGCCTGCCGAGTTCACCGACGCGATCACCGTGATCACCCCGGAGGAGGCCGCTAAGGCCCAGAAGAAGGCGGACAAGGCCCGGCGCAAGAATCCGCTCAGCGACGGTCAGAAACGCGCCGCCCTGAGCGGGGCTTACGCCTGCTTCCCGGTCTGTGGCCTCGCGGTGCTGTATGGGCTGTATCTGATCATCCCGTACTTCCAGGGCTGACCGCGCTCACGCCGTCTCGCGCACACGCGCGATCGCGTTCATGACGTGGTAGACGACGATCGCCGCGAGAGCGCCGAGTGCGATGCCGTTGAAGGTCAGCTGGCCGAGGTTCAGAGTGAAGTCGCCGATGCCGATGATGAGTGCGGTCGCGGCGGTGAACTGGTTGACCGGGCGGGAGAAGTCCACTTTGTTGTCCAGACAGATCTTCACGCCGATGATGCCGATCAGGCCGTAGAGCGCTGTGGTCACGCCGCCGAGCACGCCTGCCGGGATGGTGTTGATCACCGCACCGACCTTGGGGGAGAGGCCCAGCAGCACCGCCACGATGCCCGCCACCCAGTACGCCGCGGTGGAGTAGACGCGGGTGGCCGCCATGACGCCGATGTTCTCGCCGTAGGTGGTCGTCCCCGAGCCGCCGAAGAGTCCCGCGACCGTGGTGGCGATGCCGTCGGCCATCAGCGCGCGGCCGGTGAGCCGGTTGACCGACGGATCCGTCAGCTGCGCCACTCCGCGGATGTGGCCGACGTTCTCGGCGATCAGCACGAGTACGACGGGGAGGAAGGCCGGCAGGACGCCCCAGGTCGCAGCCGTTTCCGCGAACGGGTTCGCCGGGAGCGCGAACTGCGGCAGTCCGATCCACTGCGCTGAGGCGACCTTGCCGAAGTTCACCTCGCCGACGATGATCGCGAAGACGTATCCGACCGCGACGCCGAGGAAGATCGACAGGCGCCCCAGCATCCCGCGGAACAGCACCGTACACAGGATGACGGCGGTCAGCGTGACGAGCGCGGTCACCGGCGCCTGCACGAAGTTGTTCTTCGCGGCTGGCGCGAGGTTGAACCCGATCAGCGCGACGATCGCACCCGCGACCACCGGCGGCATGAGCGCGTCGATCCACTTCGTGCCGGTCGCGACGACGATGAGGCCGACGAGCGCGAGCAGCACACCGGTAGCGACGATCCCGAACAGGGCGGACGGCATCCCGTGGCCCTTGGTCGCGGCGACGATCGGAACGATGAACGCGAACGAGGAGCCCAGGTAGCTGGGGAGCTTGTTGCGCGTGATCAGGAGGAACAGGATGGTGCCCACCCCTGAGAACAGCAGTGTCGTGCTCGGCGGGAAGCCCGTCAGCAGCGGCACCAGGAACGTCGCGCCGAACATCGCGACGACGTGTTGCGCGCCCAGGCCGATCGTGCGCGGCCACGTCAGACGCTCGCCCGGCAAGACGATCTCGTGGGCGTCGACGGCGCGGCCGTCTCCGTGCAGCTTCCAGGGCAGGGCCATACTCGTCCTTCGTCGTCTGGGAATGGGCTTGAGGCATTTAAGCTTGTCGCGAGCGCATCGCGCTGCGGCTGTCCTGCGTTCAGCCACCAGCCCTACGAGATACTACGGGAGACGACCATTTCCGCACCGACCTCCGCGCCCGAGCCGATGACTCGCGGCCGCTTCGACCGGTTCTTCGAGATCAGTGCGCGCGGCACCACCTGGGCGACTGAGGTGAGCGGCGGTGTGCTGACGTTTGTGACGATGGCGTACATCGTCATTCTGAACCCCCTCATCCTGAGCGGTAACCCCGATGTCACCGGCCACTCGCTGCAGAGCCAGCAGGTCGCCGCCGTCACCGCACTGAGCGCCGGCGCGATGACCGTGCTGTTTGGCCTCGTTGCCCGGCTGCCCTTCGCCTTCGCGGCCGGACTCGGCATCAACTCGTTCCTCGCGGTCAACGTGGTCGAGGTGCTCACCTGGCAGGAGGCGATGGGCCTCGTCGTCATCAACGGGCTTCTCATCGTGCTGCTCGCCGCCACGGGTCTGCGCCGCCTCATCTTCAACGCGGTCCCGCCGCAGCTGAAGACCGCCATCACCGTCGGCATCGGCCTCTTCATCGCCTTCATCGGCTTCGTGGACAGCGCCTTCGTGCGCAGCACCGATAGCGCCTCCCCGCCCGTTCAGCTGGGCGAGTCCGGCTCCATCGCCACGCTGCCGACCGTCGTCTTCCTGATCGCGCTCATCGTCATGGGCGTGCTGATGGCCCGGAAGGTCAAGGGTGTGCTCCTCATCGGCATCGTGGCGGCCACCGCGATCGCCATCGTGGTCGAGGCCGTCTGGCAACTCGGCCCGTCCCTCGGCGGCAAGAACCCGGGTGGGTGGAATCTCACCGTCCCGCAGCCGCCGACCTCGCTCGTCAGCCTTCCCGACCTCAGCCTCGTCGGCCAGTTCGACCTCTTCGGTTCCCTCGGCCGCATCGGTGCGCTCTCGGTGACCATGCTCGTCTTCACGCTCGTCTTCACCAATTTCTTCGACGCGATGGGCTCCATGACCGGCCTCGCCCGCAGCGCCGGCCTGGCCGGCGAGGACGGCGCCTTCCCCCGGCTTCAGTCTGCCCTCATCGTGGAAGGTGTCGGAGCCGTGGTCGGCGGCGGCACCTCCTCGTCTTCCAACACGGTCTTCGTGGAGTCCGCCTCCGGCATC
Above is a genomic segment from Leifsonia xyli subsp. xyli str. CTCB07 containing:
- a CDS encoding inorganic phosphate transporter; its protein translation is MDLTLIVVLVIALALFFDFTNGFHDTANAMATPIATGAMRPKVAVALAAVLNLIGAFLSTEVAKTISAGMINEGPVGVLITPELIFAGLVGAIVWNMVTWLFGLPSSSSHALFGGLIGAAIVGAGLASINVLVVVEKVILPALIAPLTAGVVAYAATRLAYAVTRRYDGRPDGRGGFRYGQIFSSSLVALSHGTNDAQKTMGVITLTLIAAGLQPTDSGPELWVVVACALAIAIGTYSGGWRIIRTLGRGLTEVKPAQGFAAETSTAATILASSHLGFALSTTQVASGSVIGSGLGRRGASVGWGTAGRIAIGWVMTLPTAGIVGAVAALIGSAGPAGVLIDAVAGTAVVVFIFWRSRRSRVSSETAVELAPVQGQSEVAASGRIVKIKKVKPLKKDTSGRKSA
- a CDS encoding uracil-xanthine permease family protein, which produces MALPWKLHGDGRAVDAHEIVLPGERLTWPRTIGLGAQHVVAMFGATFLVPLLTGFPPSTTLLFSGVGTILFLLITRNKLPSYLGSSFAFIVPIVAATKGHGMPSALFGIVATGVLLALVGLIVVATGTKWIDALMPPVVAGAIVALIGFNLAPAAKNNFVQAPVTALVTLTAVILCTVLFRGMLGRLSIFLGVAVGYVFAIIVGEVNFGKVASAQWIGLPQFALPANPFAETAATWGVLPAFLPVVLVLIAENVGHIRGVAQLTDPSVNRLTGRALMADGIATTVAGLFGGSGTTTYGENIGVMAATRVYSTAAYWVAGIVAVLLGLSPKVGAVINTIPAGVLGGVTTALYGLIGIIGVKICLDNKVDFSRPVNQFTAATALIIGIGDFTLNLGQLTFNGIALGALAAIVVYHVMNAIARVRETA
- a CDS encoding NCS2 family permease, translated to MTRGRFDRFFEISARGTTWATEVSGGVLTFVTMAYIVILNPLILSGNPDVTGHSLQSQQVAAVTALSAGAMTVLFGLVARLPFAFAAGLGINSFLAVNVVEVLTWQEAMGLVVINGLLIVLLAATGLRRLIFNAVPPQLKTAITVGIGLFIAFIGFVDSAFVRSTDSASPPVQLGESGSIATLPTVVFLIALIVMGVLMARKVKGVLLIGIVAATAIAIVVEAVWQLGPSLGGKNPGGWNLTVPQPPTSLVSLPDLSLVGQFDLFGSLGRIGALSVTMLVFTLVFTNFFDAMGSMTGLARSAGLAGEDGAFPRLQSALIVEGVGAVVGGGTSSSSNTVFVESASGIGEGARTGFASVVTGVLFLLAMFFTPLTNVVPSEVAAAALVIVGALMVVQIRHIDFGEFSSTLPVFLTIIVMPLTYSIANGIGVGFLSWVLVRSLSGKAREISPLLWIVAAGFLVYFARGPIEALLG